AGCACCAGCAGCCTAGCACATACTATGTCCCTCCTGGGTAAGTCAGTGTTCCTCTGGGACAAAGTTTGGACATTCCTCTTCCTGGCCCTCtgagcagatctgactccctttCCAAACTGGCATCGCTCAAGGTCTTGACCTCCTACTTCCACTTTAGCCCCAAATTGCCTTCCATCTTGAAAGGATCAGGAAAGATCTCCCTCACCCCGAGAAAAGCCTTCTTCACTAACATATCTGTAGACATAAGCCCAGTGCTTGCCACATACCCccttatttgttgaatgaatgaataaggattctttgttttcccttattTCCGCCTCTCCTTCATGAGACCACATCTACAGATCGCATGTTGAAAGCAGCCTCAGATACCTGGAGGCTACTTAGCACTACCTCAGAACTCTTGCCACTTTCACACTGAATGTTTGGGAAAGCACCTCAGCCTACTGGCCAGAGAACACAGGTCACAAGCTGGGAAGGTGGGGCAGGAGTGCAGTAAGGGAAACACAAGTGCTAACTTAACAATGGCACCTCAAGGTATGAAAGTCACAAGGAGAAGTGGCAAGCAGCAAAGATTCATCTGAAAAGCAGGGAACTTCCTTTCTACCCTGAATTCCCAGATGCCCTGCTGTAGGCTCTGCATTCTCCAAGCTCCCGCCTCCGTAACTGGAAATAATACTCTTCTGAGTGTAACAGTCGGTGCTCCCTCCAGGAAATGTACCTGCCCCCCGCCCTGGCCCCAGCCAGATTCCTAGTCACTATTTCTAGAGAAGCTGTCATAACCTGAATGCCAGGGTTATTCACCATTGTGAAGTTTCTGATGTCTGAAAAGGACTGAACTATGTCTGAAGAATTTTCCACATTCAATGCATTCATAAGGCTTCTCACCAGTGTGAATTCTGTAATGTTCACTAAGGTGTGCATACTTGCGGAAAGTTTTCTCGCACTCGCTACATTTATAGAGCTTCTCACCAGTGTGTGTTCTATGATGTTCAGTAAGAGATGAGCTATGAgcaaaggctttcccacattctttacatttatagggcttctctccagtatgaattctcatATGCTGAGTGAGGCAGGTATTCTGATTAAAGCCCTTCCCACATTCATTGCACTTATAGGGTTTTTCTCCAGTGTGACTTCTCTGATGCCGAATGAGGCAAATGCTCTGAATGAAGGCTTTACCACATTCACTGCATTTGTACGGTCTCTCCcctgtatgaattctctgatgtttaGTGAGTGGGGTGCTCTGAGTAAACGCTTTGCCACATTCCTTACACTTATAaggtttttctccagtatgaattcgCTGGTGTTTAATAAGGGATGGGCTCTGACAAAAGGCTttgccacattccttacatttatagggtttctctccagtatgaattctctgatgctgAGAGAGGTTTGCCTTTGTTTGAAAAGTTTTCCCACACTCATCACATTTATGGGGTTTTTCcccagtgtgaattctctggtgTTGTGTAAGATTTGAGTGTTTACGAAAAGAAGAGCCACACTCATTGCATAAATAAGGTTTCTCACCAGTGTGAATCCTCTGATGATGAATGAGGTGTGTGTTCTGATTGAATGCCTTCCCACATCgattacatttgtaaggtttctctccagtgtgaattcgCTGATGTTCAGTGAGATGTGAATGATTGCGGAAGGaattcccacattcattacatttataaggtttctctccagtatggattctCTGATGCTGAGTAAGAAATGACCGACACCGAAATGTTTTCCCACACTGCTCACATCCATATGGTTTTACTCCAGTGTGAATTCTTTGATGTTGAACAAGGAAGGAGCTACgactaaaggctttcccacattcctcaCATGCATAGGGCCTCTCTCCAGTATGAGTCCTCTGATGCTGGGTAAGGGATGAGCTCTGAGTAAAAGCTTTTCCACATTCGTTACATTCCCAAGGCTTTTTCTGTGTAGAGAGGCTTGGACATTTACTCTGGTCTGAAATCTCATTGGTGTGTATGCTACTTGTCTCCCACTGATGTAGGCTCTCTTGTGTAGAAACCCTGAGACGTGTAACAAAGCTTGAAGTCAAAAGTAAGCTTCTCTCAAAATTATATTCTTGGCTAATCATTTCAGGAGATGCTTCCTTGTGGATAAAAGTTATTCCCCCAAAACCTCCTTCTTTGAAAAGACATGGTCCAGGAACCTCTCCAGAAGGGTTTTCCTTCATGCTCTCACATGcatatttttctccaaatgtaGAATCCTGGTATGCATCGTCTTGTAATCTCTTTGCTACTATCCCTGGTGAATCAATTTCAGAGACATCCTGCTCTGGAACAGACTTGCTCATCAAATCTGAAAGAAGACATCACAGTGAATCTCTCTCGTGCAGGCCAGAGGGGAAGCCCCTGAAGTTACAGGGGCCTAATTCTGACGTGACTCAATAATGGCATAGAAGTAAGGGCCAATAAAAGCAAGTAGAGCAAGTAATGCAATTACAAGTGGTAGAAGAGATCTGTGTTAGGGTAAGGTGACCACCATTAATAAGGTACCCCAcagaagaggaagtgagagaaccAGAGACAGTAGAAATACAGGGAAAACGATGAAGATCAGGGCGTGGTTTGTATTCAGAGTGGACCATGGGCAAATGGACAAGCGAATGCTGGAAAGGAGCCAAAATGAGTACTGGGGAAAGTTGGTCCCAGGAGACGCTCACCCACATCTTCCCCAATGTCCCCCCAGCATCCCTAAAACACAGGGTAATCTTCCTTCCTGAGCTTCGGTCACTTTCTCTTATACAATGCCCAAAGTCCCGCTGTCTGTCCCCCTGGTTTTCCCTTTTGCTCACTCACCTGGACAAACCTCTCTTCCGAGCTCTTGCTCTTCAGCTCCTTGCAtattcaacatccacaaatcttCTCTTTGCTTTGATAGGAAAACACTTCAGAGTTGGAAAACTGGGAGCCCTGctcatagggggaaaaaaggtgggggaggggatatcACTGTCCCAGTaaacaggaaaatgagaaagaatggttGCCTAGGAACACGATCTACTAACTGACACAAAATGTCTAGCTAGCAGAGGGACTGCATCAGCACAAATTGCAGTGGGCTTCCAGCCTTCCAGCTTCACAAATGCCTCAAATGGTCAGCTGTATAAAAAGTGACGGCCAGACTGACACATTAGCAAACACTCAAGCGCTGGATGAATAAATCAGAATGATACCTATGAAGCGGATGGAAGTATTCACGTTAATTAGTGCCCTGTCTTTATACACAACAATCCATATAAAAAGTCAATATAATCAAAAGTTGCACAGGGAAATGGCCTCACAGTAAAGCTGATGCTTTAAAGTCTGATCCACTCATCTCCACTATATGCTGTGGAGCTGGACAGCAGTGAGGGAACTCTATTTGTACAACTTGAAAGTATACTGATTGCCCTTTCTTCCAGAGGTCAGATCAACTCAACAGTTTCTCTTCAGGCACAGCCCAACATGAAGAGTGTAGGCTGcagtttaaaagggaaaaaaattcatttaaactgTGAAATAATTTTTCACTTACAAAAAAATTGCAAACATAGTACAGAGTTTCTCATGTTCGTAATATTTAATCACAACTGTTCATCCAAAAATGTCTCTCCATATAACcctgaaatgaaaagaagaatctgaagcattatttcaaggaaaaaggaagacagagagatgATTTTACCATAACCGAGTGCTCAAAACACATGTATGCATGGCACAAGTCTACTGAAATACATAAGGCTGGTAGTGTGGTATTCTCATCCAAAGCCTGTGGCTCTGTGCTAAATTTTAAAGGTTTAAGAGGATTCTATCTGGGATTTCCTGATCCTATTCTATAAGAGGGGCATAGAAAGAACCCACAACACAATCCTATAGAGAACCATGAAGTAGAGTGGGGTTTCAGTACAATCAGAGGTAAACAGTGAAGAAAAAGTCAGACGTGCCCCGACCTGCCCAGAACTTACATTACAGCTGGACAGACATTAAAGTGTAGTTACAATTATGGGAATTACAAAAGTAGAAATATGAGATGCTGGAATGTAGAGCAGAGGGGCCCTGATGTAGTCTGGGAAAGAAAGCCTCgctgaaaaagagataaaaaggaatgagacaGGTAAAGGACAGAAGAGAATATACCAGAGATATGAAACGATACACAAAAGGAATCCTGCTCAGtactttggaaaaatgaaaaagaga
This DNA window, taken from Neofelis nebulosa isolate mNeoNeb1 chromosome 4, mNeoNeb1.pri, whole genome shotgun sequence, encodes the following:
- the ZNF502 gene encoding zinc finger protein 502 isoform X1, yielding MLNMQGAEEQELGREVCPDLMSKSVPEQDVSEIDSPGIVAKRLQDDAYQDSTFGEKYACESMKENPSGEVPGPCLFKEGGFGGITFIHKEASPEMISQEYNFERSLLLTSSFVTRLRVSTQESLHQWETSSIHTNEISDQSKCPSLSTQKKPWECNECGKAFTQSSSLTQHQRTHTGERPYACEECGKAFSRSSFLVQHQRIHTGVKPYGCEQCGKTFRCRSFLTQHQRIHTGEKPYKCNECGNSFRNHSHLTEHQRIHTGEKPYKCNRCGKAFNQNTHLIHHQRIHTGEKPYLCNECGSSFRKHSNLTQHQRIHTGEKPHKCDECGKTFQTKANLSQHQRIHTGEKPYKCKECGKAFCQSPSLIKHQRIHTGEKPYKCKECGKAFTQSTPLTKHQRIHTGERPYKCSECGKAFIQSICLIRHQRSHTGEKPYKCNECGKGFNQNTCLTQHMRIHTGEKPYKCKECGKAFAHSSSLTEHHRTHTGEKLYKCSECEKTFRKYAHLSEHYRIHTGEKPYECIECGKFFRHSSVLFRHQKLHNGE
- the ZNF502 gene encoding zinc finger protein 502 isoform X2; its protein translation is MLNMQGAEEQELGREVCPDLMSKSVPEQDVSEIDSPGIVAKRLQDDAYQDSTFGEKYACESMKENPSGEVPGPCLFKEGGFGGITFIHKEASPEMISQEYNFERSLLLTSSFVTRLRVSTQESLHQWETSSIHTNEISDQSKCPSLSTQKKPWECNECGKAFTQSSSLTQHQRTHTGERPYACEECGKAFSRSSFLVQHQRIHTGVKPYGCEQCGKTFRCRSFLTQHQRIHTGEKPYKCNECGNSFRNHSHLTEHQRIHTGEKPYKCNRCGKAFNQNTHLIHHQRIHTDFCPPSREGSRRQTSVACVPNSLSLGKKTKPDVTNSVK
- the ZNF502 gene encoding zinc finger protein 502 isoform X3 yields the protein MLNMQGAEEQELGREVCPDLMSKSVPEQDVSEIDSPGIVAKRLQDDAYQDSTFGEKYACESMKENPSGEVPGPCLFKEGGFGGITFIHKEASPEMISQEYNFERSLLLTSSFVTRLRVSTQESLHQWETSSIHTNEISDQSKCPSLSTQKKPWECNECGKAFTQSSSLTQHQRTHTGERPYACEECGKAFSRSSFLVQHQRIHTGVKPYGCEQCGKTFRCRSFLTQHQRIHTGEKPYKCNECGNSFRNHSHLTEHQRIHTGEKPYKCNRCGKAFNQNTHLIHHQRIHTDFCPPSREGSRRQTSVACVPNSLSLGYRDLYILLRRG